In a single window of the Campylobacter fetus subsp. testudinum 03-427 genome:
- the gltA gene encoding citrate synthase (Pfam match to PF00285.17 Citrate_synt) translates to MSNTVTLTDNRNGKSYEFPILDGTRGPSVIDISTLYKNTGMFTFDRGYTSTAMCRSAITFIDGEKGELMHRGYDIAWLAENKLYLDVVYLLFNKHLPSQEELELFRRELKERSFLNEKMIRLFDCFPDKAHPMAVLQASVATMSAYYKRDMNFDDMNDYMELAKRLVAKIPTFIAFYYRHVRGFPVIYPNLDRGFTENFLYMLRAFPHDKVDLKPIEVKAFDTVLMLHADHEQNASTTTVRTVGSTHAHPYSCISAGIGALWGHAHGGANEGVIRQLEMIGTPDRVDEFIKKAKDHNDPFRLMGFGHRVYKNFDPRAKVLKGLRDKLINEIGIDNNLIKVASRIEEIALNDDYFVSRNLYPNVDFHSGLILKALGIPNEMFAAIFVMGRVPGWLSQWMELKSQDTIKIVRPRQLYVGPTCPPQE, encoded by the coding sequence ATGAGTAATACAGTAACACTTACAGATAACAGAAATGGTAAAAGTTATGAGTTTCCCATATTAGATGGAACAAGAGGTCCTAGTGTTATAGATATTTCGACGCTTTATAAAAACACCGGAATGTTTACTTTTGATAGAGGTTATACAAGTACTGCAATGTGCCGTTCTGCTATAACATTTATCGATGGAGAAAAAGGTGAGTTGATGCACCGCGGCTATGATATAGCGTGGTTAGCTGAAAATAAACTTTATCTTGACGTAGTATATCTGCTATTTAACAAACACCTACCAAGCCAAGAGGAGCTGGAGCTATTTAGACGTGAGTTAAAAGAGAGAAGCTTTTTAAACGAAAAAATGATTAGATTATTTGACTGTTTTCCAGATAAAGCTCATCCTATGGCTGTTTTACAAGCGAGTGTGGCTACTATGAGTGCATACTATAAAAGAGATATGAATTTTGATGATATGAATGATTATATGGAGCTTGCAAAACGTTTAGTAGCAAAAATTCCTACATTTATAGCGTTTTATTATCGTCATGTTAGAGGATTTCCTGTGATATATCCGAATTTAGATCGCGGATTTACGGAAAATTTCTTATATATGCTAAGAGCTTTTCCTCACGATAAAGTAGATCTAAAACCTATAGAAGTCAAAGCCTTTGATACTGTTTTAATGCTTCACGCAGATCATGAGCAAAACGCTTCAACTACTACAGTTAGAACCGTAGGATCAACTCACGCTCATCCTTACTCATGTATTAGCGCTGGTATCGGCGCTCTTTGGGGACACGCTCACGGCGGTGCAAATGAAGGAGTTATCAGACAGCTTGAGATGATAGGAACTCCAGATAGAGTTGATGAGTTCATTAAAAAAGCAAAAGATCACAATGATCCATTCCGTTTAATGGGATTTGGTCATAGAGTTTATAAAAACTTTGATCCACGCGCTAAAGTTTTAAAAGGTCTTAGAGATAAACTGATAAATGAGATAGGTATAGATAATAATCTTATAAAAGTAGCAAGCAGGATAGAGGAGATAGCGCTAAATGATGACTACTTCGTATCAAGAAATTTATATCCGAATGTGGATTTCCACTCCGGACTTATACTAAAAGCTCTTGGTATTCCAAATGAGATGTTCGCAGCGATATTTGTCATGGGAAGAGTTCCTGGATGGCTTAGTCAGTGGATGGAGTTAAAATCACAAGATACGATAAAAATAGTTCGTCCAAGACAGCTTTATGTAGGACCTACTTGTCCTCCACAAGAGTAA
- the cysQ gene encoding adenosine-3'(2'),5'-bisphosphate nucleotidase (Pfam match to PF00459.21 Inositol_P): MQELLNLSLKAAKAAGKAILRHYDNYDVTIKNDNSPLTSADLASNEAIFKELESSGIPICSEEKILDYKKRDANSKFWLIDPLDGTKEFIAKNGEFCVCIALIDCARPILSVIYAPTSDEMFYSMGGSKVYKNGEILNSSYSEQNYIISGNFSHSKSVDIIANHFRLGILRYGSALKFCRLSEGKADVYARFCGSSIWDIAAGEFLLKESGGIVVSLQDEKELRYDKEDLRNDYFLALSKKELPNLKKYLEFISLNLKSL; encoded by the coding sequence ATGCAAGAACTTCTAAATTTATCTCTAAAAGCTGCTAAGGCAGCTGGTAAAGCGATTTTAAGGCATTACGATAATTATGATGTAACTATCAAAAATGATAATTCGCCATTAACTAGTGCTGATTTAGCCTCTAACGAGGCTATATTTAAAGAGTTAGAGAGTTCTGGCATTCCTATATGTTCTGAAGAGAAGATATTGGATTATAAAAAAAGAGATGCAAATTCTAAGTTTTGGCTTATTGATCCGCTTGATGGCACAAAGGAATTTATAGCAAAAAACGGTGAATTTTGCGTTTGTATAGCTTTGATAGATTGCGCTAGACCTATTTTAAGCGTGATCTATGCTCCAACTAGCGATGAGATGTTTTATAGTATGGGTGGCTCGAAAGTTTATAAAAACGGTGAGATTTTAAACAGCTCATACTCAGAACAAAACTACATCATATCAGGAAATTTCAGCCATTCAAAAAGTGTAGATATCATAGCTAATCACTTTAGACTTGGTATTTTAAGATATGGTTCTGCGCTTAAGTTTTGTAGGCTCAGCGAAGGTAAAGCCGATGTTTATGCAAGGTTTTGCGGCTCTAGCATATGGGATATAGCAGCTGGTGAGTTTTTGCTTAAAGAGAGCGGAGGTATCGTTGTATCTTTGCAAGATGAAAAAGAGCTAAGATATGATAAAGAAGATCTTAGAAATGATTATTTTTTAGCACTAAGCAAAAAAGAGCTTCCAAATTTAAAAAAATACTTAGAATTTATATCTTTAAATTTAAAATCACTTTAA
- the pstS gene encoding phosphate ABC transporter, periplasmic phosphate-binding protein (Pfam match to PF12849.3 PBP_like_2), with protein MLKQIATLTIASAISALSLNAADKIMGQGATFPLPVYKEWSKLYYKATSNQVTYNGGGSGKGISAITDRNGEFGGTDSPLKNDELQEKKLLQFPAIIGSVVLAYNIEGIKDHELKLSAAAVAGIFSGKITKWNDEIIKKDNANLKLPDALITPVVRSDSSGTTFNFTSYLAKADESWAKEYGANKTINWGAKVTPAAGNPLVASTIKQVPNSIGYIEYAYKLSTGLNAATLQTKDGDWAEPTPQNFAKAAANSNFKIEENFYDVLAYSSGKGSYPIVAATFILIPNDKIDEGKKVAKFFSWAFSDKNALEAAKKLGYEPLPKVTTDMIYDYWTKYGVNPK; from the coding sequence ATGTTGAAACAAATTGCTACTTTAACTATAGCTAGTGCGATATCTGCGCTTAGTTTAAATGCGGCTGATAAAATAATGGGTCAAGGAGCTACTTTTCCGCTTCCTGTATATAAAGAGTGGAGCAAACTCTACTATAAAGCCACTTCAAATCAAGTAACTTACAATGGCGGCGGTAGTGGCAAGGGGATAAGTGCTATTACTGATAGAAACGGTGAGTTTGGCGGCACTGATTCACCTTTGAAAAATGATGAGTTGCAAGAAAAAAAACTGCTTCAATTTCCTGCTATCATAGGAAGCGTTGTATTAGCTTATAATATCGAAGGTATAAAAGATCACGAACTTAAGCTTTCAGCTGCGGCGGTTGCTGGTATATTTTCAGGTAAAATAACAAAATGGAATGATGAAATAATTAAAAAAGATAATGCAAATTTAAAACTTCCAGATGCTTTGATAACTCCTGTTGTAAGAAGCGATTCAAGCGGAACTACATTTAATTTTACAAGTTATTTAGCTAAAGCAGATGAGAGTTGGGCAAAAGAGTATGGCGCAAATAAAACTATAAATTGGGGAGCAAAGGTCACTCCAGCAGCAGGAAATCCTCTTGTCGCAAGTACTATTAAACAAGTTCCAAACTCAATAGGCTATATAGAATACGCCTATAAACTATCAACAGGTCTAAACGCAGCTACTTTACAAACTAAAGACGGCGATTGGGCAGAGCCTACTCCACAAAACTTTGCAAAAGCCGCCGCAAACTCAAATTTCAAGATAGAAGAGAACTTTTATGACGTGTTAGCTTATTCAAGCGGTAAAGGTAGTTATCCTATAGTAGCTGCAACATTCATTCTCATTCCTAATGATAAAATTGATGAGGGCAAAAAAGTTGCTAAGTTTTTTAGCTGGGCATTTAGTGATAAAAACGCTTTAGAAGCAGCTAAAAAATTAGGTTATGAACCATTACCGAAAGTAACAACTGATATGATCTATGACTACTGGACTAAATACGGAGTAAATCCAAAATAG
- the pstC gene encoding phosphate ABC transporter, permease protein (Pfam match to PF00528.18 BPD_transp_1) has translation MIKIQKNIIIEKLFFNAARVSTIIVLVVLLAIFLSLVYKAYPAISKFGINFLFDTTWDANIMQFGGLASIYGTIVSTFIAMILATPVAIGIAIFLTEVAPYKIRNFFSVNIELLAAIPSIVYGMWGFIYFVPLVRGVFGGSGFGLLSGGMVLAVMVLPFIASVSRDAMATTPQVLKESAYALGATKFDTIKDVVFPYAKAGIIGSIILALGRAFGETMAVAFLLGGISKIPSSITEPATSIPVTLATQFGEAMGNEIYESSLFYLALILFVISFISIATAKFLFLRKRESK, from the coding sequence ATGATAAAAATTCAAAAAAATATAATCATAGAAAAGTTGTTTTTTAATGCAGCAAGAGTCTCGACTATCATAGTTTTAGTAGTTCTTTTGGCTATTTTTTTGTCTCTTGTTTATAAAGCTTATCCTGCTATTTCTAAATTTGGAATAAATTTTTTATTTGATACTACGTGGGACGCAAATATTATGCAATTTGGAGGACTCGCTAGTATATATGGAACTATTGTTTCTACTTTTATAGCTATGATTTTAGCAACTCCTGTTGCGATTGGTATCGCTATATTTTTAACAGAAGTTGCTCCTTATAAAATAAGGAATTTTTTTAGCGTTAATATAGAACTTTTAGCCGCAATCCCAAGTATAGTTTATGGTATGTGGGGATTTATATATTTTGTTCCTTTAGTAAGAGGAGTTTTTGGCGGTAGTGGATTTGGACTTTTGAGTGGAGGTATGGTTTTAGCAGTTATGGTGCTTCCGTTTATAGCTTCTGTCTCAAGAGACGCTATGGCAACTACTCCACAAGTATTAAAAGAGTCTGCTTACGCTTTGGGTGCTACTAAATTTGATACTATAAAAGACGTCGTATTTCCATATGCTAAAGCTGGTATTATAGGTTCTATCATATTAGCTTTGGGAAGAGCTTTTGGTGAAACTATGGCAGTTGCATTTTTGCTAGGAGGTATATCAAAGATACCAAGCAGTATAACAGAACCGGCTACTTCGATTCCAGTAACTCTTGCTACTCAGTTTGGCGAGGCTATGGGAAATGAAATTTATGAGAGCAGCCTGTTTTATCTAGCGCTTATTTTATTTGTTATTAGTTTTATAAGCATAGCTACAGCTAAATTTCTGTTTTTACGAAAGAGAGAGTCAAAGTGA
- the pstA gene encoding phosphate ABC transporter, permease protein (Pfam match to PF00528.18 BPD_transp_1), with translation MSELKNIKEKSINKRVLISKIATYLSVIFTVFGLMFLFWIITTVIVKGMAGFSAEIFISPTAFGGLANAFLGQLELVAIASFVGIPVGLLAGTYLSEYGVDQKKLNLIRNISDIMMSTPSIVIGAFAYALLVKPMNSYSGWAGSFALAVMMIPVVLKTTDDMLSLVPKTLREASFALGATKYKCITSVVFRAAKNGLLTGIVLSIARVAGETAPLLFTSANSDFFDFNLNNAIPSLTVSIYDFSSMPDESLKSVAWAGAFILAIFVLGVNILGRVLIRK, from the coding sequence GTGAGTGAGCTTAAAAATATTAAAGAAAAATCGATAAATAAAAGAGTATTAATAAGCAAAATAGCAACTTATCTAAGTGTGATATTTACGGTGTTTGGTTTGATGTTTTTGTTTTGGATCATAACTACTGTAATTGTAAAAGGTATGGCGGGATTTAGCGCTGAAATATTTATCTCTCCTACAGCTTTTGGAGGGCTTGCAAACGCATTTTTAGGTCAGCTGGAGCTTGTTGCTATAGCGTCTTTTGTAGGAATTCCAGTAGGACTTTTAGCAGGAACGTATCTTAGCGAATATGGCGTAGATCAAAAAAAGTTAAATTTGATAAGAAATATAAGTGATATCATGATGAGTACCCCAAGTATCGTTATAGGTGCGTTTGCTTACGCTCTTTTGGTAAAACCGATGAACTCATATAGCGGTTGGGCAGGAAGTTTTGCTCTTGCAGTTATGATGATACCAGTTGTTTTAAAAACTACTGATGATATGCTTAGTTTAGTTCCAAAAACCTTAAGAGAAGCTAGTTTTGCTCTTGGAGCAACTAAGTATAAATGTATAACAAGCGTAGTATTTAGAGCTGCTAAAAACGGATTATTAACAGGAATCGTGCTATCTATAGCAAGAGTTGCTGGAGAAACGGCGCCTCTTTTATTTACAAGTGCAAACAGCGACTTTTTTGATTTTAACCTAAATAACGCAATTCCATCGCTTACAGTAAGCATATACGACTTTAGTTCAATGCCTGATGAGAGTTTAAAATCCGTAGCATGGGCAGGTGCGTTTATATTAGCTATTTTTGTACTAGGAGTAAATATTCTAGGTAGAGTTTTAATACGTAAATAA
- the pstB gene encoding phosphate ABC transporter, ATP-binding protein (Pfam match to PF00005.23 ABC_tran), which produces MSLSLSINNFSFWYCGSSSPSLNKINLPIKEGKVTALIGPSGCGKSTLLRSINRIHDLYPGNRYEGEIVFNGKNILRPKTDLINLRTKIGMIFQQPTAFPMSIKDNVEYGLKLQGIKDKKTLSKIVEKSLKGANIWDEVKNRLNDDAGSLSGGQRQRLCIARAIAVNPEILLFDEPTSALDPISTIAIEELINSLKEQYTVVIVTHNMAQATRVSDFTAFMYLGNLIEYGKTKQIFEEPKEKLLKEYVSGKFG; this is translated from the coding sequence GTGTCTTTAAGTTTAAGTATAAATAATTTTTCATTTTGGTACTGTGGATCATCTAGCCCTAGTTTAAATAAGATAAATTTACCTATAAAAGAGGGGAAAGTAACTGCTTTGATAGGTCCTAGCGGCTGTGGTAAATCCACCCTTTTACGCTCTATAAACCGCATTCACGATCTATATCCAGGAAACAGATATGAAGGTGAAATAGTATTTAATGGTAAAAATATCTTGCGCCCAAAAACGGATCTTATAAATTTAAGAACAAAAATCGGTATGATATTTCAGCAACCAACAGCATTTCCTATGAGTATAAAAGATAATGTCGAATATGGGCTGAAGCTTCAAGGTATAAAAGATAAAAAAACTCTCTCAAAGATAGTTGAAAAGTCTTTAAAAGGAGCAAATATCTGGGATGAGGTTAAAAATAGGCTAAATGATGACGCCGGCTCACTTAGCGGCGGTCAGCGTCAAAGACTTTGTATAGCTAGAGCGATCGCGGTTAATCCTGAAATCTTGCTATTTGACGAGCCTACTAGCGCGCTTGATCCGATATCGACTATAGCTATAGAAGAACTTATCAATAGCTTAAAAGAGCAATATACAGTAGTAATTGTAACTCACAATATGGCTCAAGCAACTAGAGTTAGTGATTTTACTGCGTTTATGTATCTTGGAAATTTAATAGAATATGGTAAAACTAAACAGATTTTTGAAGAGCCAAAAGAGAAGCTTTTAAAAGAGTATGTCAGTGGTAAGTTCGGGTGA
- a CDS encoding putative sugar transporter, major facilitator superfamily (Pfam match to PF07690.12 MFS_1), translated as MIKTVLPLSFIVASRFFGLFVVLPVLSLYALNLKGANELLVGLLVGGYALTQMALQVPFGSLSDKFGRKNTMTFGLIVFIIGSLICAQATDIYTMLIGRLVQGSGAVGAVATAMISDFTTEEKRGHAMAIMGGMIGVAFAISMVISPILSSKFGLASLFYLSAALTFACIVLLYTVVPKESKIHHHDAKAPFLNLITQKNLFIMNITNLMQKMLMSAAFVAIPIVLVNHLGYDSSKLWIVYLAAMIFGFISMGLAGFLGDARGHSKKLLLIGVVLFIISYLDFAFSKNSLTFIIGVTLFFIGFNLHEPIMQSCASKFALAAQKGAALGVFNAFGYAGSFLGGAVGGYFLHKFNISYLAIFYSILSVFWLGLLFMLSDPKLFKNLYLKDADLGKLDFVDGIVERYKNQKGYVIKYNSSIINEEQLKQILSK; from the coding sequence ATGATTAAAACAGTTTTACCGCTTAGTTTTATTGTTGCTTCAAGGTTTTTTGGACTTTTTGTGGTTTTGCCTGTGCTTAGTCTGTACGCGCTTAATTTAAAAGGCGCAAATGAGCTTTTAGTCGGACTTTTAGTCGGAGGTTACGCTCTTACTCAGATGGCTTTGCAAGTTCCTTTTGGTAGTCTTAGCGATAAGTTTGGACGTAAAAATACAATGACTTTTGGCTTAATTGTATTTATAATAGGCTCTTTGATATGTGCGCAAGCTACAGATATCTATACTATGCTAATTGGGCGTTTAGTTCAAGGAAGTGGAGCTGTTGGAGCTGTGGCTACTGCTATGATAAGCGATTTTACTACTGAAGAAAAGCGTGGTCACGCGATGGCTATAATGGGTGGTATGATCGGTGTAGCGTTTGCTATTTCTATGGTTATTAGTCCGATTTTAAGTTCTAAGTTTGGACTTGCTAGTCTATTTTATCTCTCTGCGGCTCTTACTTTTGCCTGTATCGTTTTGCTTTATACTGTAGTACCAAAAGAGAGTAAAATCCATCATCATGATGCGAAAGCTCCTTTTTTAAATTTAATAACTCAAAAAAATCTTTTTATTATGAATATTACAAATTTGATGCAAAAAATGTTGATGAGTGCAGCGTTTGTAGCCATTCCTATAGTTCTTGTGAATCATTTGGGATATGATAGCAGCAAACTTTGGATAGTCTATCTTGCAGCTATGATTTTTGGGTTCATATCGATGGGATTAGCAGGATTTTTGGGTGATGCTAGAGGTCATAGCAAAAAGTTACTTTTAATAGGCGTTGTTTTATTTATCATCTCTTATTTGGATTTTGCTTTTAGTAAAAATAGTCTTACTTTTATAATCGGAGTAACTCTATTTTTTATAGGATTTAATCTGCATGAACCTATAATGCAAAGTTGTGCTAGTAAGTTTGCATTAGCCGCTCAAAAAGGCGCGGCTCTTGGAGTTTTTAATGCATTTGGTTACGCCGGAAGTTTTCTTGGTGGGGCTGTCGGTGGATATTTTTTACATAAATTTAATATATCTTATCTTGCTATATTTTACTCTATCTTATCTGTTTTTTGGCTTGGTTTATTATTTATGCTAAGCGATCCTAAGTTGTTTAAAAATTTATATTTAAAAGATGCCGATCTTGGCAAGCTTGATTTTGTCGATGGTATAGTAGAGAGATATAAAAATCAAAAAGGCTACGTTATAAAATACAACTCCTCTATAATAAACGAAGAGCAGTTAAAACAAATTCTAAGTAAATAA
- a CDS encoding MCP-domain signal transduction protein (Pfam match to PF00015.17 MCPsignal), with the protein MKSINTKVIAIIAILMAMLIALFVTVEIFISKVNLSFKEINSIADRQELLYKNIINGERAGLTVRQLYIDINDKGALDILETTMKDFEAVRNEYRDLSGGLANAAGQSDKLLSIQNDILQGAKRGEKVTTSDLEHLTPTWRSYRAVLEKRLEKLGEDNINANNNFASDISILTVGFTVFIIAIIILSSLILLLSKSYLLKAIRSIESGLKDFFDFLNHKNDNPKAINLKSNDEFGVMASLINSNISSIKESLDKDAKAVEEALIRASEVEKGNLGARIMHEPDSPGLKKLKDVLNSMLNTLQGKIGSDINVIQKTFDDFKNLDFTSNIPNAKGEVEKVTNLLGNEITKMLKDNLNQANNLKEKANNLKEYVTTLNDSARSQANSLQESAAAVEEMSSSMSSINERAGEVIKQSEDIKNIITIIRDIADQTNLLALNAAIEAARAGDHGRGFAVVADEVRQLAERTQKSLGEIEANVNILSQSINEMSQSISEQTEAINQINEAVANVDEQTKQNLAIASNTDRVTLEVETIANEVVSEVKRKKF; encoded by the coding sequence ATGAAGTCGATAAATACCAAAGTTATAGCGATTATAGCTATTTTAATGGCAATGCTTATTGCCCTATTTGTTACTGTAGAAATTTTTATTTCTAAAGTCAATTTATCTTTTAAAGAAATTAATAGTATAGCGGATAGACAAGAGTTGCTATATAAAAATATTATTAATGGCGAAAGAGCCGGTTTGACCGTAAGGCAACTGTATATAGACATAAACGATAAAGGTGCTTTAGATATTTTAGAAACTACAATGAAAGATTTTGAAGCTGTAAGAAATGAGTATAGAGATCTATCTGGAGGTCTTGCTAACGCTGCTGGTCAATCAGATAAATTATTGTCTATACAAAACGACATATTACAAGGAGCTAAAAGAGGCGAAAAAGTTACTACCTCGGATTTAGAACATCTAACCCCTACATGGAGATCATATAGAGCTGTTTTAGAAAAGCGACTTGAAAAACTCGGCGAAGACAATATAAATGCTAATAATAACTTTGCTAGTGATATAAGCATACTTACTGTAGGATTTACCGTATTTATCATCGCTATCATCATACTTTCAAGCTTGATACTATTGCTTAGCAAGTCATATCTTCTAAAAGCCATTAGATCCATAGAAAGTGGCCTCAAAGACTTCTTTGACTTCTTAAACCATAAAAATGATAATCCTAAAGCTATAAATTTAAAATCAAACGATGAGTTTGGAGTTATGGCTAGTCTTATTAATTCTAATATAAGCTCTATAAAAGAGTCTTTAGATAAAGATGCTAAAGCAGTAGAAGAAGCATTGATTAGAGCTAGTGAAGTTGAAAAAGGAAATCTAGGAGCTAGAATAATGCATGAGCCAGACTCTCCTGGACTTAAGAAGTTAAAAGATGTATTAAACAGTATGTTAAATACTCTTCAAGGAAAGATAGGATCTGATATAAATGTTATTCAAAAAACATTTGATGATTTTAAGAATCTTGATTTTACTTCTAATATACCAAATGCTAAAGGTGAAGTTGAAAAGGTTACTAATCTTTTAGGTAATGAGATAACTAAGATGTTAAAAGATAATTTAAACCAAGCTAACAATCTTAAAGAAAAAGCAAATAACTTAAAAGAGTATGTAACTACATTAAACGATAGTGCAAGAAGTCAAGCTAACTCACTTCAAGAAAGTGCAGCTGCAGTTGAAGAGATGAGTAGTTCTATGAGCTCTATAAATGAAAGAGCAGGAGAAGTTATAAAACAGTCTGAAGATATTAAGAATATAATTACTATCATACGTGACATAGCAGATCAAACAAACTTACTAGCATTAAATGCAGCCATAGAAGCAGCTAGAGCTGGAGATCACGGTAGAGGATTTGCAGTTGTTGCAGATGAAGTAAGACAACTAGCTGAGAGAACTCAAAAGTCTTTAGGAGAGATCGAAGCTAATGTAAATATACTAAGCCAAAGCATAAATGAGATGAGCCAAAGTATAAGCGAACAAACTGAAGCAATTAATCAGATAAATGAAGCTGTTGCTAATGTAGATGAACAGACTAAACAAAACCTTGCTATAGCTAGTAATACAGATAGAGTTACTTTAGAAGTAGAAACTATAGCTAATGAAGTAGTTAGTGAGGTTAAGAGGAAGAAGTTTTAG
- a CDS encoding putative selenium metabolism protein, YedE family (Pfam match to PF04143.10 Sulf_transp) produces MNTKWFIISGGVLGVLAALLVQAGNPGNMGICAACFLRDSAGALGFHKAEALQYLRPEILGLIVGGFLASLFWTKEFAPKSSPAAFSNFFLGIFAMIGALVFLGCPWRAFLRLGGGDMTAIAGFLGLGVGVGIGMFFKNKGYKTEESVAVSKTLGILPVIFSIILLLALVFGLKAGNGALFTSIKGPGSQHATIAISLIAGVLVGVLMHKSKFCSVGAFSRAFRGDFSMFWGVISIIVFASITNLALGQYKFGFEAQPIAHNDFIWNFLGMVLAGLCFSLSEGCPGKHLVQMGTGNLGSVIFIIGMMAGAGFAHNFLLASSGAGITAYAPYALALGFIFAIYIGLFSRKAA; encoded by the coding sequence ATGAATACAAAATGGTTTATCATTTCAGGTGGAGTTTTGGGTGTTTTAGCAGCGCTTTTAGTACAAGCTGGAAATCCGGGCAATATGGGAATTTGCGCGGCTTGTTTTCTTAGAGATAGCGCTGGGGCTTTAGGATTTCATAAAGCAGAAGCGTTGCAATACCTAAGACCGGAGATTTTAGGGCTTATCGTAGGCGGATTTTTAGCAAGTCTGTTTTGGACGAAGGAATTTGCACCAAAAAGCAGTCCCGCAGCATTTTCAAATTTCTTTTTAGGTATTTTTGCGATGATAGGAGCGCTCGTGTTTTTGGGTTGTCCTTGGCGTGCATTTTTACGTCTTGGCGGTGGAGATATGACTGCGATAGCTGGATTTTTAGGGCTAGGAGTTGGTGTTGGTATTGGAATGTTTTTCAAAAACAAAGGATACAAAACAGAAGAGAGCGTAGCTGTTAGTAAAACTTTAGGAATTTTACCTGTAATTTTTAGCATTATTTTACTTTTGGCTCTAGTTTTTGGACTAAAAGCTGGAAACGGTGCGCTTTTTACGTCTATAAAAGGCCCTGGTAGCCAGCATGCTACTATAGCAATTTCTTTGATAGCTGGAGTTTTAGTCGGCGTTTTAATGCATAAAAGTAAATTTTGCTCAGTAGGTGCGTTTTCAAGAGCTTTTAGGGGTGATTTTTCTATGTTTTGGGGTGTGATATCTATCATCGTTTTTGCAAGCATAACAAATTTGGCTTTAGGTCAGTATAAATTTGGTTTTGAAGCTCAGCCTATAGCCCACAATGACTTTATATGGAACTTTTTAGGTATGGTTTTAGCAGGGCTTTGCTTTAGTCTTAGCGAAGGTTGCCCCGGAAAACATCTTGTGCAAATGGGAACAGGAAATTTAGGATCTGTTATATTTATTATAGGAATGATGGCTGGGGCTGGATTTGCTCATAACTTTTTACTTGCAAGTTCAGGAGCTGGGATAACTGCTTACGCACCATACGCACTCGCGCTTGGATTTATATTTGCTATTTATATTGGATTATTTAGTAGAAAAGCGGCGTAA
- a CDS encoding acetyltransferase (Pfam match to PF00583.20 Acetyltransf_1) → MIIQTADNKDINELTNLETAIFDKLNFPLSKASFRYHIKRNLILKCVDDNKILGYILVLTSFKIPRIYSLGVSEQARGKGVGAALLGDVCSKFKNLRLEVRKDNTGAIKLYEKFGFKTKKLILAYYDDGMDAIEMVKV, encoded by the coding sequence ATGATTATTCAAACAGCAGATAATAAAGATATAAATGAGCTTACAAATTTAGAAACAGCTATTTTTGATAAGCTAAATTTTCCTCTTTCAAAGGCAAGTTTTAGATATCATATAAAAAGAAATTTGATATTAAAATGCGTTGATGATAATAAAATTTTAGGTTATATTTTAGTTTTAACAAGCTTTAAAATACCTAGAATTTACTCTCTTGGTGTATCTGAACAAGCAAGAGGAAAAGGCGTTGGAGCCGCGTTATTAGGCGATGTATGTTCTAAATTTAAAAATCTAAGATTAGAAGTTAGAAAAGATAATACCGGCGCGATAAAGCTTTATGAAAAATTTGGATTTAAAACTAAAAAGCTCATCTTGGCATATTATGATGACGGAATGGACGCGATAGAAATGGTTAAAGTTTAG